The following coding sequences are from one Triticum aestivum cultivar Chinese Spring chromosome 5A, IWGSC CS RefSeq v2.1, whole genome shotgun sequence window:
- the LOC123104801 gene encoding cyclic nucleotide-gated ion channel 17 has protein sequence MFGSRVQDGVEMQQRRTTNRIFPDERQDQSKMPFQAGRVDRFAANRIDPKTLEKLKLMNEGNVPWHSRILDPRSSVLLTWNRVYLVACLFALFIDPFFYYLPFVRVMDQSTGVSCVAEDQRLRNTMTVLRTLADLFYVLNIAIKFHTAYVDPKSRVLGKGELIVDLKKIQRRYVTSDLCIDILAAIPLPQVTVWLIMPGIKRSDYNIQNTTYALIILVQYVLRMYLVVPLSNQIIKAAGVVAKSAWGGAAYNLLLYMLASHITGAIYYLLSIERQITCWNQQCLAESSNASCNIGFISCENTGSRSYLEWQSKTQIFNNCDATADPPKFNYGMFSSALTKGAVSTSFQEKYFYCLWWGLLQLSSSGNPLQTSAFIVENIFAIAIGAISLILFAQLIGKMQTYLQSVSKRLEEWRLRQRDMEEWMRHHRLPPDLQERVQRFVQVKWLATRGVEEESILQALPADIRRDVQRHLCLDLVRRVPFFAEMDDQLLDAICERLVSFLCPEGTYISREGDPVSEMLFIIRGKLESSTTNGGRSNFFNSILLRPGEFAGEELLTWALLPKTNIHFPLSTRTVRSLTEVEAFALCAEDLKFVANQFRRLHSKKLQHTFRFYSHHWRTWGACFIQAAWRQHQRRKLSESLSRWESYSWWSEEHPAADKPKQEGTSRTAAEMHKFGSASRRFRADDTMIRRLQKPDEPDFSADHFD, from the exons atGTTTGGGTCCCGGGTCCAGGATGGGGTGGAGATGCAGCAGCGGCGGACGACCAACAG GATCTTTCCCGATGAGAGGCAGGATCAATCCAAGATGCCGTTTCAAGCCGGACGGGTCGACAGATTCGCTGCCAACAGGATAGACCCAAAGACCCTCGAGAAGCTCAAATTGATGAATGAGGGCAACGTGCCATGGCACAGCCGCATCCTCGACCCCAGAAGCAGCGTGCTGCTGACATGGAACAGGGTGTACCTGGTGGCCTGTCTCTTCGCGCTCTTCATCGACCCTTTCTTCTACTACCTGCCATTTGTCAGAGTCATGGACCAAAGCACTGGTGTTTCGTGTGTTGCCGAGGACCAACGATTGAGAAATACTATGACCGTTCTGCGGACACTCGCTGACTTGTTTTATGTGCTCAACATTGCGATAAAGTTCCATACTGCATATGTAGACCCAAAGTCCAGAGTCCTAGGGAAGGGAGAGCTTATTGTGGATCTAAAGAAGATTCAAAGAAGATACGTCACATCAGATCTCTGTATAGACATACTTGCAGCCATACCACTTCCACAG GTTACTGTTTGGTTAATCATGCCTGGGATTAAACGCTCAGATTATAACATCCAAAACACTACATATGCTCTTATTATTTTGGTTCAGTATGTCTTAAGAATGTATCTCGTTGTACCTTTAAGCAATCAAATCATCAAAGCTGCCGGAGTAGTTGCAAAGTCAGCCTGGGGAGGAGCAGCATACAATCTTCTGCTCTACATGCTTGCAAGTCAT ATTACCGGGGCAATATACTATCTTCTCTCCATTGAACGGCAGATTACATGTTGGAATCAGCAGTGCCTTGCTGAGTCGAGCAATGCGTCTTGTAACATTGGGTTTATAAGTTGCGAGAATACTGGTTCGAGGAGTTATCTTGAGTGGCAAAGTAAAACGCAGATATTTAACAACTGTGATGCCACTGCTGATCCTCCAAAATTTAATTACGGAATGTTCTCGAGTGCATTGACTAAGGGTGCTGTCTCAACTTCATTCCAAGAGAAGTACTTCTATTGTCTGTGGTGGGGCTTGTTGCAACTTAG TTCAAGCGGAAATCCTCTTCAAACAAGTGCATTCATCGTAGAGAACATATTTGCTATTGCAATTGGAGCTATCAGTCTCATACTCTTTGCTCAGCTGATTGGTAAAATGCAG ACATACTTGCAGTCTGTTAGCAAAAGGCTTGAAGAGTGGAGGTTGAGGCAACGGGACATGGAGGAGTGGATGAGACATCACCGGCTCCCACCCGACCTTCAAGAACGCGTCCAGCGGTTTGTTCAAGTTAAATGGCTTGCAACGCGTGGAGTGGAAGAGGAATCCATCTTGCAAGCTTTGCCTGCTGATATACGTCGGGATGTACAGCGCCATCTTTGTTTGGATCTTGTTCGACGT GTCCCTTTCTTCGCTGAGATGGACGACCAACTCCTGGACGCCATCTGCGAGCGGCTGGTGTCGTTCCTGTGCCCGGAGGGCACATACATTTCTCGCGAGGGCGATCCTGTGAGCGAGATGCTCTTCATAATCCGCGGCAAGCTGGAGAGCTCCACGACCAACGGAGGCCGGAGCAACTTCTTCAACTCCATCCTCCTACGACCTGGTGAATTCGCCGGTGAGGAGCTGCTCACCTGGGCCCTGCTGCCAAAGACCAACATCCACTTCCCGCTCTCCACAAGGACCGTCCGGAgcctgacggaggtggaggccttCGCGCTGTGTGCCGAGGACCTCAAGTTCGTGGCGAACCAGTTCCGGAGGCTCCACAGCAAGAAGCTCCAGCACACGTTCCGGTTCTACTCCCACCACTGGAGGACGTGGGGCGCCTGCTTCATCCAGGCGGCGTGGCGGCAGCACCAGCGGAGGAAGCTGTCGGAGAGCCTGAGCCGGTGGGAGTCCTACTCGTGGTGGTCGGAGGAGCACCCGGCCGCCGATAAGCCTAAGCAGGAGGGCACCTCGAGGACCGCCGCCGAGATGCACAAGTTTGGCTCCGCGTCCAGGAGGTTCCGCGCCGACGACACCATGATCCGCAGGCTGCAGAAGCCCGACGAGCCCGATTTCTCCGCCGACCATTTCGACTGA
- the LOC123104802 gene encoding BTB/POZ domain-containing protein At3g05675, whose translation MRAAARPKIGDRATSDVVVRLRTPDSGRDEWLYCHSRVLAAGSAYFADRLSDAWPTCQILDSRYCVEVHCRDADLSSHVTALRLLYAAEPVSRFGVRGALSLLDAAAHLACARTAAACADYLESAPWDEADEEEILAAAPRLGAHRARVLARLRPADPAPATAIFLSAFRHATAAPSAASRELKPAAQEQLEYMLTEDDDAPLLAFGAGSSDAVKSQVKGCVTGLLNSFSNFTSSALTKQREPPCSGELQQDLHSFVSDIAWVCQVLGKLEMMKFLAAYWVEASSAVVAAVEAAAAECHPGPECLKTRLKVVEISAKVLEAVAFGNVVLPAEKRRHAVSVWIGFAGTTRHLVDEADRGNDDGDGDDEDGNNGDGDTEAEAASASAAAAAAKIGLDGEVWQGLESAITSIVTTLPSNTQAEVLSEWLQSKHAAFPDLSEAFDAWCYRSKVARRRLSFLNSTNRAS comes from the coding sequence atgagggcggcggcgcggcccaaGATCGGCGACAGGGCGACGAGCGACGTGGTGGTGCGGCTGCGGACGCCGGACTCGGGCCGGGACGAGTGGCTCTACTGCCACTCCCGCGTGCTCGCCGCCGGGAGCGCCTACTTCGCCGACCGCCTCTCCGACGCCTGGCCGACGTGCCAGATCCTTGACTCCCGCTACTGCGTCGAGGTCCACTGCCGCGACGCCGACCTCAGCTCCCACGTCACCGCGCTCCGCCTCCTCTACGCCGCCGAGCCCGTCTCCCGCTTCGGCGTCCGCGGCGCGCTCTCCCTGCTCGACGCCGCCGCGCACCTCGCCtgcgcccgcaccgccgccgcctgcgccgactaCCTCGAGTCCGCCCCCTGGGACGAGGCcgacgaggaggagatcctcgccgccgccccgcgcctcggcGCGCACCGCGCCCGCGTCCTCGCGCGCCTCCGCCCCGCCGATCCGGCCCCCGCCACCGCCATCTTCCTCTCCGCCTTCCGCCACGCGACGGCCGCGCCGTCGGCCGCCTCGCGGGAGCTCAAGCCCGCCGCCCAGGAGCAGCTGGAGTACATGCTCACCGAGGACGACGACGCGCCGCTGCTCGCCTTCGGCGCCGGCAGCAGCGACGCCGTCAAGTCTCAGGTGAAGGGCTGCGTGACAGGCCTACTGAACAGCTTCAGCAATTTCACCAGCTCCGCACTGACGAAGCAGAGGGAGCCCCCTTGCTCCGGCGAGCTTCAGCAGGATCTGCACTCCTTCGTCTCCGACATCGCCTGGGTCTGCCAGGTCCTGGGCAAGCTGGAGATGATGAAATTCCTCGCAGCCTACTGGGTGGAAGCATCGTCGGCCGTCGTCGCGGccgtcgaggcggcggcggcggagtgccaCCCGGGGCCTGAATGTCTGAAGACCAGGCTGAAGGTCGTGGAGATATCCGCGAAGGTCCTGGAGGCCGTCGCGTTCGGCAACGTCGTCCTCCCGGCGGAGAAGCGGCGCCACGCCGTGAGCGTCTGGATCGGCTTCGCCGGGACAACGAGGCATCTGGTGGATGAAGCCGATCGTGgcaacgacgacggcgacggcgacgacgaggacgGTAATAATGGCGACGGAGACACTGAAGCCGAAGCTGCAtcagcatcagcagcagcagcagcagcaaagatCGGCCTGGACGGCGAGGTGTGGCAGGGGCTGGAGTCGGCGATCACCTCGATCGTGACGACGCTGCCGTCGAACACCCAGGCCGAGGTGCTGTCGGAGTGGCTTCAGTCGAAGCACGCCGCGTTCCCGGACCTGTCGGAGGCGTTCGACGCCTGGTGCTACAGGTCCAAGGTCGCCCGGAGGAGGCTGTCTTTCCTGAACAGCACCAATAGGGCGTCCTGA
- the LOC123107705 gene encoding BTB/POZ domain-containing protein POB1-like, producing the protein MAGDDASTGTEVDAGGFEFAFDNEAFSDRVLRIEIVGSHDAPASGASRKRRREDADGDDGKDIDSSCTVMALMGTPVLRVNTIHISSAILAAQSTFFLKLFSNGMKESDQRHATVTIADSEEKAFIELLRFMYSGKLTPTTEPTLLVDILMAADKFEVVSCMKLCGQRLIDQPMTPESAVRCLDIPRSISMASAVKEVAKTFLAERYKEFLSTKFQDELMRIPLAGIQVILSRNRLGIESEGSIYDFLLRWACLQYPNSEQRHKILSSRLLPLVPRALSMTDAVLIDHPSCIINFTIKREKCLGLFPSGVLRSQPFHCAGRGFCLLADCKMIEQIPFFAILVKMLEEDRGAASGAIDYIIGFKTRPSLKFSTKHCRATTSNIRRGVGCMIPWSKFIADDSHFIDGKVHLRVQVKITPEP; encoded by the exons ATGGCCGGAGACGACGCGTCGACGGGGACGGAGGTGGACGCGGGGGGCTTCGAGTTCGCCTTCGACAACGAGGCCTTCTCCGACAGGGTCCTGCGTATAGAGATCGTCGGCAGCCACGACGCGCCCGCCTCCGGCGCCAGCCGCAAGCGCCGCCGCGAGGACGCCGATG GCGATGATGGAAAAGATATCGACTCCTCTTGTACTGTAATGGCACTAATGGGTACACCAGTCTTACGAGTCAATACCATACATATTAGTTCGGCGATTCTTGCAGCACAAAGTACTTTTTTTCTCAAG CTTTTCTCAAATGGCATGAAAGAGTCTGACCAGAGACATGCAACAGTTACAATTGCTGATTCAG AGGAAAAGGCCTTCATTGAGCTTTTACGCTTTATGTATAGTGGAAAGTTGACACCAACAACCGAGCCCACTCTTCTGGTTGATATTTTGATGGCTGCTGATAAATTTGAGGTTGTATCTTGCATGAAGCTCTGCGGTCAGCGGCTCATAGACCAGCCTATGACGCCAGAATCGGCAGTGAGGTGCCTAGATATCCCACGTTCCATCTCAATGGCATCTGCCGTCAAAGAGGTAGCCAAGACATTCCTTGCTGAAAGGTACAAGGAATTCCTGTCAACAAA GTTCCAAGATGAACTGATGAGGATCCCTCTCGCTGGGATTCAGGTCATCTTATCAAGGAACCGCCTCGGGATTGAATCTGAAGGATCCATCTATGATTTCCTGCTCAGGTGGGCCTGTTTGCAGTACCCAAATTCAGAACAGAGACACAAGATCTTGAGTTCACGGCTACTTCCACTGGTGCCACGAGCTCTCAGTATGACGGATGCCGTTCTAATTGATCACCCGTCTTGTATAATCAACTTTACCATAAAGCGCGAGAAGTGCTTGGGGCTCTTCCCGTCAGGAGTTCTGCGTTCGCAGCCGTTCCATTGCGCGGGGCGTGGCTTCTGCCTCCTGGCAGACTGCAAGATGATAGAGCAAATACCATTTTTTGCCATCTTAGTAAAGATGCTAGAAGAAGACAGGGGGGCAGCCAGCGGGGCAATAGATTATATCATCGGGTTTAAGACCAGACCGTCACTCAAGTTCTCCACCAAGCACTGTCGCGCCACCACCAGCAATATTAGGCGAGGTGTTGGATGCATGATTCCTTGGTCGAAGTTCATTGCTGACGACAGCCACTTCATTGACGGCAAAGTCCATCTGCGGGTTCAGGTGAAGATAACGCCGGAGCCATAG